Proteins encoded together in one Orbaceae bacterium lpD01 window:
- the tehB gene encoding SAM-dependent methyltransferase TehB, with product MLAQLVCYKTLPKWQADTIPSAFKQPHNTQVGTYAQLVILQGEIDFALLDEQGNITHTYHFSADQQPPLIAPQQWHKIVSTSDDIECQLSFYCHKEDYCAKKFDLTPTHSDVIEAAKIVSPGKALDLGCGSGRNSLYLNLLGFDVDAVDKAEMSIAKVNQMISQAELNHIRASVYDINQASLDGHYDLIISTVVMMFLQPDRIPNVIKNMQSMTKPNGYNLIVSAMSTADCPCPLPFSFTFKENELRNYYQGWDIIKYNENRGELHKTDMHGNRIKLRFATLLAKKLN from the coding sequence ATGTTAGCACAATTAGTCTGTTATAAAACACTGCCAAAATGGCAAGCTGATACCATTCCATCGGCTTTTAAACAACCCCACAATACTCAGGTTGGCACCTATGCTCAATTAGTGATTTTGCAAGGTGAAATCGATTTTGCGTTACTCGATGAACAGGGCAATATTACCCATACCTATCATTTTTCAGCCGATCAGCAACCGCCCCTGATTGCACCGCAGCAGTGGCATAAAATCGTCTCAACCTCAGATGATATCGAGTGCCAGCTAAGCTTTTATTGCCATAAAGAGGATTACTGTGCTAAAAAATTTGATTTAACACCAACTCATTCCGACGTGATTGAGGCCGCGAAAATAGTGTCGCCCGGTAAAGCGTTAGACTTAGGTTGTGGATCCGGTCGTAATTCACTCTACCTAAACTTATTAGGCTTTGATGTCGATGCTGTCGATAAAGCCGAAATGAGTATTGCTAAAGTGAACCAGATGATTAGTCAGGCAGAACTCAATCATATCCGTGCCAGCGTATATGACATTAATCAGGCCAGTTTAGATGGTCACTATGATCTGATTATTTCAACGGTTGTGATGATGTTTTTACAACCTGATCGCATACCCAATGTGATAAAAAATATGCAATCGATGACTAAGCCTAACGGCTATAATCTAATTGTCAGCGCGATGTCGACGGCGGATTGTCCATGTCCGCTGCCCTTCTCTTTTACCTTTAAAGAGAATGAACTGCGTAATTACTACCAAGGCTGGGATATTATCAAATATAACGAAAACCGAGGTGAATTGCATAAAACTGATATGCATGGTAATCGCATCAAATTACGCTTTGCCACGCTGCTCGCTAAAAAACTCAACTAA
- a CDS encoding phosphatase PAP2 family protein — MTVLLPMIFFGDKTDSASKILPTVQGNAAFPCGHSVFGFASTLLFAQLLPEKYQAFMLRGAEYGNSRVTLDVHYALDVIGARIMTTYILAQILNNNPDYLNQQINGLFGQQMQTTGDFQQLMLAAKEDLNGLLVRECQAKIAQCAAQDHTPTNQTNQTSAQERADYLWRLTYGLSPIGPTNLAPVVPIGAEALIAIRFPYLTAAQRREVLATTEIESGQALAQSDHRWISTQGLRADLT, encoded by the coding sequence TTGACAGTTTTATTGCCGATGATTTTTTTTGGCGATAAAACCGATAGCGCCAGCAAAATCTTGCCGACCGTTCAGGGTAATGCCGCTTTTCCCTGCGGTCACTCGGTATTTGGCTTTGCCAGTACCTTACTGTTTGCGCAGTTACTGCCTGAGAAATATCAAGCATTCATGCTCCGAGGGGCCGAATATGGTAATAGCCGGGTCACCTTAGATGTTCATTATGCTTTAGATGTGATAGGAGCACGCATTATGACCACTTATATCTTAGCGCAGATTCTGAATAATAACCCAGATTATCTCAATCAACAAATTAATGGGCTATTTGGCCAGCAGATGCAAACCACTGGCGATTTTCAGCAGCTGATGTTAGCCGCTAAAGAAGATCTTAACGGGCTATTGGTACGAGAATGTCAGGCTAAGATAGCACAGTGCGCCGCGCAAGATCATACCCCAACTAATCAAACTAACCAAACGTCTGCTCAGGAGCGGGCTGACTATCTGTGGCGTTTAACTTATGGATTATCGCCGATCGGACCGACCAATTTAGCCCCGGTTGTGCCTATCGGTGCTGAAGCCTTAATTGCCATTCGTTTTCCCTATTTAACTGCGGCGCAGCGTCGCGAGGTGCTGGCAACCACCGAAATTGAATCCGGGCAGGCGCTAGCACAGTCTGATCATCGCTGGATTTCAACCCAGGGTCTACGCGCGGATTTAACCTAG
- a CDS encoding LysR family transcriptional regulator: MDLSQRVRAILSFVEAANAGSFTKAAASLGISSAAVSKNVASLEQVLGLRLMNRTTRKLNLTEEGEAFLKQARIALTALETATDTVAAQKTEICGHVRISTSSAFGRDFLLLAIPPLLARYPTLSIEVDMDDRLIDLVQDGYDLVIRGGRIVDSSLISRHVCDLSMILVASPAYLAKQGIPKTPQDLKQHKLIIRRFLGGKVSPWHFKQPDGRVITLDPSTAILSLSAPEALVQAACLHAGIAQVSIQHALPALMRGDLKIVLFDQHDAGSYEMVIQYPHRVLVAPRVRATVEHLLATFRQNETLHTSLDQLARFSC; the protein is encoded by the coding sequence ATGGATTTATCACAGCGCGTACGAGCCATTCTCTCTTTTGTTGAGGCAGCAAATGCGGGGAGTTTTACCAAAGCGGCCGCCTCATTAGGTATTAGTTCAGCGGCCGTGAGTAAGAATGTTGCCAGTTTAGAACAGGTGCTCGGCCTGCGTTTAATGAACAGAACCACCCGGAAACTCAATCTGACCGAAGAGGGTGAAGCCTTTCTAAAACAGGCTCGCATCGCCCTAACTGCGCTGGAAACAGCAACCGACACAGTCGCTGCACAAAAAACCGAAATTTGTGGTCATGTGAGAATCTCGACCAGTAGTGCATTTGGCCGAGACTTTTTATTGCTGGCTATTCCGCCACTATTAGCACGTTATCCGACATTATCGATTGAGGTCGATATGGATGATAGGTTAATTGATCTTGTTCAGGATGGTTATGATCTGGTCATTCGTGGTGGGCGGATTGTCGACTCCTCATTAATCTCCCGGCATGTTTGCGATCTGAGTATGATCTTAGTTGCTTCACCGGCTTATTTGGCCAAACAAGGCATACCCAAAACACCGCAGGATCTTAAGCAACATAAACTGATTATCCGCCGTTTTTTAGGTGGAAAAGTCTCTCCCTGGCATTTTAAACAACCTGATGGTCGTGTAATTACCTTAGATCCTAGCACGGCAATACTGAGTTTATCCGCGCCTGAGGCGTTAGTGCAAGCCGCTTGTTTGCATGCCGGTATTGCTCAGGTCAGTATTCAACACGCTCTGCCTGCGCTGATGCGGGGCGATTTAAAGATCGTCCTGTTTGATCAGCATGATGCCGGTAGTTATGAAATGGTGATCCAGTATCCTCATCGCGTTTTAGTTGCGCCGCGGGTGAGAGCGACGGTTGAGCATCTATTGGCGACCTTCAGACAAAATGAGACGCTGCATACCTCGCTCGATCAGTTAGCGCGTTTCAGTTGCTAA
- a CDS encoding DUF1330 domain-containing protein yields MKPSGGKCIVHTDQVVTLEGNVPALDTMVILQFDSQEQAQKWYDSPAYQAIIGYRKQAAESRGYLVEGVS; encoded by the coding sequence TTGAAGCCTTCGGGGGGTAAATGTATTGTTCATACTGATCAGGTGGTGACATTAGAAGGTAATGTACCTGCATTAGATACTATGGTGATATTACAATTTGACAGTCAGGAACAAGCCCAAAAATGGTATGACTCACCAGCATATCAAGCTATTATTGGCTACCGAAAACAAGCGGCTGAGAGTCGTGGTTATTTAGTAGAAGGCGTCTCTTGA
- a CDS encoding NAD(P)H-dependent oxidoreductase, with product MKTLVITSHPYPAQSRVIKALQQTAEATDNITVRNLESLYGHNTNQFDIEAEKRAYADIDRVIFLFPIHWFNVTPMLKAYLNEVWQYGWAFGPHGTALQGKEMLVVTTTGATEHTYSADGLTHSTIDEVLTPMRATASYVGMTYSTPLVFFGVVDADEKTIKQYQKTFSKRLQQA from the coding sequence ATGAAAACGCTGGTTATCACCTCTCACCCTTATCCGGCACAGTCACGTGTCATTAAAGCCTTACAGCAAACAGCCGAAGCAACCGATAATATTACCGTGCGAAATTTAGAATCATTATATGGGCACAATACCAATCAGTTTGATATTGAGGCAGAGAAACGGGCCTATGCTGATATCGATCGCGTGATCTTTCTCTTCCCCATCCACTGGTTTAATGTGACGCCGATGCTCAAAGCCTATTTAAATGAAGTTTGGCAGTATGGTTGGGCATTTGGTCCTCACGGCACAGCGCTACAAGGTAAAGAGATGCTGGTTGTCACAACAACCGGCGCCACAGAACATACCTATTCAGCTGACGGGCTGACCCATAGCACCATTGATGAGGTACTCACACCGATGCGAGCCACTGCCAGTTATGTCGGCATGACCTATTCAACGCCACTGGTCTTTTTTGGCGTTGTCGATGCCGATGAGAAGACCATCAAGCAGTATCAAAAAACGTTCAGCAAACGTTTACAACAGGCGTAA
- a CDS encoding ABC-F family ATPase yields the protein MLSTNNITMQFGSKPLFENISVKFGGGNRYGLIGANGSGKTTFMKILGGDLVPTSGNVALDPHERLGKLRQDQFAFEQYSVLDTVIMGHNELWQVKEERDRIYALAEMTEEDGYKVADLEVQYAEMDGYSAESRAGELLLGVGIPIEQHYGPMSEIAPGWKLRVLLAQALFSNPDILLLDEPTNNLDIDTIRWLEQVLNERESTMIIISHDRHFLNMVCTHTADMDYGELRIYPGNYDDYMTAATQARERLLADNAKKKAQISELQSFVSRFSANASKSKQATSRARQIEKIQLEEVKASSRQNPFIRFDQNKKLYRNALVVQDLAKGFDNGPLFTKLNLMIEVGEKVAILGTNGIGKSTLLKTLMGEIAPDQGEIKWSENANIGYYAQDHEYEFEQDLNVFDWMSQWKQPNDDEQAVRSILGRLLFSQDDIKKRVKVLSGGEKGRMLFGKLMMQRPNIIVMDEPTNHLDMESIESLNMALELYEGTLFFVSHDREFVSSLATRVIEIMPEKIIDYTGNYEEYLRSRGID from the coding sequence GTGTTAAGTACAAACAACATCACAATGCAATTCGGCAGTAAGCCGTTATTTGAGAATATTTCCGTCAAGTTTGGCGGTGGCAATCGCTATGGTCTGATTGGCGCTAATGGTAGCGGCAAAACGACCTTTATGAAAATTCTAGGCGGCGATTTAGTGCCAACATCAGGCAATGTAGCCTTAGATCCGCATGAACGTTTAGGTAAATTACGCCAGGACCAATTTGCCTTTGAGCAGTATAGTGTCTTAGATACCGTTATCATGGGTCACAATGAGCTTTGGCAAGTCAAAGAGGAGCGCGATCGGATCTACGCACTGGCCGAAATGACGGAAGAGGATGGCTATAAAGTGGCCGATCTCGAAGTACAATATGCTGAAATGGATGGTTATAGTGCAGAATCGCGTGCCGGCGAATTACTCCTTGGCGTGGGTATTCCCATTGAGCAGCACTACGGTCCGATGAGTGAAATTGCACCAGGCTGGAAATTACGTGTGCTATTGGCTCAAGCCCTCTTCTCGAATCCGGATATTCTATTGCTCGATGAGCCCACCAATAACCTGGATATCGATACCATTCGTTGGTTAGAGCAAGTATTAAATGAACGTGAAAGTACCATGATCATTATTTCCCATGACCGTCATTTTTTAAACATGGTCTGTACCCATACCGCAGATATGGATTATGGTGAATTACGCATCTATCCAGGTAACTATGACGACTATATGACGGCCGCCACCCAAGCCAGAGAACGTTTATTAGCCGATAATGCCAAGAAAAAAGCACAAATCAGCGAACTACAATCGTTTGTTAGCCGCTTTAGTGCCAATGCGTCTAAATCGAAACAGGCAACCTCACGTGCAAGACAGATCGAAAAAATTCAGCTGGAAGAGGTCAAAGCCTCTAGCCGCCAGAATCCGTTTATTCGCTTCGATCAGAATAAGAAACTCTATCGAAATGCACTGGTCGTTCAGGATTTAGCCAAAGGCTTCGATAATGGTCCATTATTCACAAAACTCAATTTAATGATCGAAGTCGGCGAGAAAGTGGCGATTTTAGGGACCAATGGTATCGGTAAATCGACGCTACTCAAAACCTTGATGGGTGAAATAGCACCGGATCAAGGAGAGATTAAATGGTCTGAAAATGCCAATATTGGCTATTATGCGCAGGATCATGAGTATGAGTTCGAACAGGATTTAAATGTCTTTGACTGGATGAGTCAATGGAAACAGCCTAATGATGATGAACAAGCGGTACGCAGTATTCTTGGTCGTTTGCTGTTCTCACAAGATGATATTAAAAAGCGGGTTAAAGTGTTGTCAGGTGGTGAAAAAGGCCGTATGTTGTTTGGTAAGTTGATGATGCAGCGTCCCAATATCATCGTCATGGATGAACCGACCAACCATTTAGATATGGAGTCAATTGAGTCACTCAATATGGCGCTGGAGCTCTATGAAGGCACCCTCTTCTTTGTGTCGCATGACCGTGAATTTGTGAGTTCACTCGCAACGCGCGTCATTGAAATCATGCCGGAAAAAATCATCGATTATACGGGTAATTACGAAGAGTATTTGCGTAGCCGTGGTATCGATTAA
- a CDS encoding DEAD/DEAH box helicase → MSFDFLSLNAEILKALQEQNITSPTPIQAQAIPLVLAGHDLMASAQTGTGKTAGFALPILQQLTEIKKQAAQKPETKKGKCQLHALILAPTRELAAQIGDNIRDYSRYLSIRSLVVFGGVSINPQMMKLRGGVDILIATPGRLLDLVQKNAVDLSTVKTLVLDEADRMLDMGFIHDIRRIITKLPKQRQNLMFSATFSDEIKALAKSILVLPQSVAVARTNSASEQIAQLVHRVDKQRKRELLSYLIGKGQWQQVLIFTRTKYGANHLAEQLTKDGIKAAAIHGNKSQGARTKALADFKSGQITALVATDIAARGIDIELLPHVVNYELPQVAEDYVHRIGRTGRAQNTGQAISLVCVDELPQLKAIEKLLKMEIPEMMTEGFAVNPAIKASPKAAPVKKTSSRPARSGNASCGRGQAVSKTLNSNSTWAQAHSSSNNGNGHNTGNKNRSSQSAPSRRSGQNRSRLQTTRHEG, encoded by the coding sequence ATGTCATTTGACTTTCTTAGCTTAAATGCTGAGATATTAAAAGCGCTTCAAGAACAAAATATTACTTCACCAACACCGATTCAGGCACAAGCGATACCACTGGTATTAGCTGGTCACGATCTGATGGCGAGTGCGCAAACGGGCACCGGCAAAACCGCTGGATTTGCTTTGCCGATTTTACAGCAACTGACCGAGATAAAGAAACAAGCCGCTCAAAAGCCTGAGACGAAAAAAGGCAAATGTCAGCTGCATGCTTTAATTTTAGCGCCGACCCGCGAACTTGCGGCACAAATTGGTGACAACATTCGTGATTATAGCCGTTATTTATCGATTCGCTCGTTAGTGGTTTTTGGTGGCGTCAGTATCAATCCACAGATGATGAAACTCCGTGGTGGCGTTGATATTCTGATTGCGACCCCGGGCCGGCTACTTGATTTAGTGCAAAAAAATGCGGTCGATTTATCTACCGTCAAAACATTGGTATTAGATGAAGCCGATCGAATGTTAGATATGGGCTTTATTCATGATATCCGCCGTATTATCACTAAGCTGCCGAAGCAACGCCAAAATTTGATGTTTTCAGCCACGTTCTCCGATGAGATTAAAGCGTTAGCTAAATCCATTTTAGTTTTACCGCAGTCGGTGGCTGTGGCCAGAACCAATAGTGCTTCAGAACAGATTGCTCAGTTAGTCCATCGGGTGGATAAACAACGTAAACGCGAGCTACTCTCGTATTTGATTGGTAAAGGTCAATGGCAACAAGTGTTGATTTTTACTCGGACCAAATATGGTGCCAACCATCTAGCCGAGCAGCTGACCAAAGATGGTATTAAAGCCGCGGCTATTCATGGCAATAAAAGCCAAGGCGCTCGTACCAAAGCGTTAGCCGATTTCAAAAGTGGTCAAATTACCGCACTGGTTGCGACAGATATTGCGGCCCGCGGCATTGATATCGAACTGCTACCCCATGTGGTCAACTATGAACTGCCGCAAGTGGCCGAAGATTATGTACACCGTATTGGTCGTACTGGCCGAGCTCAGAATACCGGGCAGGCGATATCGTTAGTGTGTGTTGACGAGCTGCCACAGCTGAAAGCGATTGAGAAGTTGCTGAAAATGGAGATTCCGGAGATGATGACGGAAGGTTTTGCCGTCAATCCGGCTATCAAAGCCTCTCCGAAAGCCGCGCCAGTTAAAAAAACCAGCAGCCGTCCTGCCCGCAGCGGCAATGCGTCTTGTGGACGAGGTCAGGCCGTAAGTAAAACGCTAAATAGTAACAGCACTTGGGCACAGGCACATTCGTCAAGCAACAATGGCAATGGTCACAATACCGGCAATAAAAACCGTAGTAGTCAGTCGGCTCCTTCGCGCCGCAGTGGACAGAATCGTTCACGTCTACAAACGACTCGCCACGAGGGATAG
- the brnQ gene encoding branched-chain amino acid transport system II carrier protein — protein MKKLTIIDIFALGFMTFALFVGAGNIILPPFIGLHAGHNVWISALGFLITGVTLPVITIVAMARVGGLIGNLTSPIGKWGGIVLAVICYLSIGPLFANPRTAAVSFDVGIMPFLHAATEEGLRTLKSQMLFVYSLIFFVVVIAISFYPQKLLDSVGRILAPLKILSLLVLCFAAFYFPVGALMAPSPDFVNVGSAFSQGFVEGYLTLDTLASLAFALVIVNAIRLRGVTDTKLVTRYAITAGLISGVGLSIIYIGLFKLGSNSYLISNGVENGAGLLQAYVNHTFGIYGSVFLAVLIGIACLVTAIGITSACGSYFSNLLSVPYKLVVLVIAGASFLVSNIGLTHLLAITGPILMAIYPPCIALVLMSFFKKCWPQPSYVFVPVMLSALFFGIFDGLRAADLPIPDLISSLPLSADNLGWLIPSVVILIVASVINVFLPRTATEQA, from the coding sequence ATGAAAAAATTAACGATAATAGATATTTTTGCTTTAGGATTTATGACATTTGCACTGTTTGTGGGTGCAGGAAATATTATTTTACCACCGTTTATTGGCTTGCACGCCGGTCATAATGTTTGGATTTCGGCGCTCGGTTTCTTGATTACGGGTGTAACCTTACCGGTGATCACCATTGTTGCGATGGCCAGAGTAGGCGGCCTGATTGGTAATTTAACCAGTCCAATCGGTAAATGGGGCGGTATTGTCTTAGCCGTTATCTGTTATCTCTCGATTGGCCCATTGTTTGCTAATCCAAGAACGGCAGCGGTCTCTTTTGATGTGGGGATTATGCCTTTTTTACACGCCGCGACCGAAGAGGGGCTGCGAACGCTGAAATCCCAAATGTTATTTGTCTATAGTTTGATCTTTTTTGTGGTGGTGATTGCAATCTCGTTTTATCCGCAAAAATTATTAGATTCGGTCGGTCGTATCTTAGCACCGCTTAAAATTCTCTCTCTATTAGTATTATGTTTTGCAGCTTTCTACTTTCCAGTGGGAGCTCTGATGGCACCTTCACCTGATTTTGTGAATGTCGGATCAGCGTTCTCACAAGGCTTTGTGGAAGGGTATTTGACCCTCGATACGCTAGCTTCACTGGCGTTTGCCTTAGTCATCGTTAACGCTATTCGCCTGCGTGGAGTGACCGATACTAAATTGGTTACCCGTTATGCGATTACAGCCGGTTTGATTTCTGGCGTCGGTTTATCGATTATTTATATCGGCTTGTTTAAGCTCGGTAGTAATAGTTATTTGATTTCAAATGGCGTTGAAAATGGCGCGGGTCTATTACAAGCCTATGTTAACCACACCTTTGGCATCTATGGTTCGGTCTTTTTAGCCGTTTTAATTGGTATTGCTTGTTTGGTTACGGCGATTGGTATCACCTCAGCGTGTGGTAGTTACTTTTCTAACTTACTCTCTGTTCCTTATAAATTAGTGGTATTAGTGATTGCGGGTGCGTCATTCTTAGTCTCAAATATAGGTCTGACTCACTTACTGGCGATTACCGGCCCGATCTTGATGGCGATTTATCCGCCTTGTATCGCGCTTGTGCTGATGAGCTTCTTTAAGAAATGCTGGCCTCAGCCAAGTTATGTGTTTGTACCGGTGATGTTATCAGCGCTGTTTTTTGGTATTTTTGATGGCTTACGCGCCGCTGATTTACCGATCCCCGATTTAATCTCATCATTACCTTTATCTGCGGATAATTTAGGTTGGTTAATTCCTTCTGTGGTGATTTTAATCGTTGCTAGTGTGATCAATGTTTTCTTACCGAGGACGGCGACTGAGCAGGCTTAA
- a CDS encoding dihydrodipicolinate synthase family protein has translation MQPIKNSYHVAVPTAFDADEGLNSAQTLSHIASLYVQGIRAVLICGSTGEQHSLSLQEKLTLIDAINAAALPDDLEIIFGVASIRLSEAKILAQHVNCSQKIIASLIGFPPYIRPSQQEALVYSHSLIEQLRDKNILLYNNPARTGFDLSISATVKLLQHPQITGIKEAGDITKIPALLAQINRPIDLYCGGELHLAQQIKAGFNRLSSIAGNIYPAEIGDYFARLLSQQITAQEIQVIKSLLSTVYTENTLQNIKTLIGKKTDIDMGICRAPLGMA, from the coding sequence ATGCAGCCTATCAAAAATAGTTATCATGTTGCCGTCCCCACTGCTTTTGACGCGGATGAGGGATTAAATTCAGCACAAACACTCAGTCATATTGCGTCTCTCTATGTACAGGGCATCCGGGCTGTGCTTATCTGCGGTTCAACCGGCGAACAACATAGCTTATCATTGCAGGAGAAATTGACCCTTATCGACGCAATCAATGCCGCTGCGCTACCCGATGATTTAGAGATCATCTTCGGTGTTGCCAGTATTCGCCTAAGTGAGGCCAAAATACTCGCCCAGCATGTCAATTGCAGTCAAAAAATCATCGCCAGCTTAATCGGCTTTCCGCCTTATATCAGACCTTCACAGCAAGAGGCATTGGTTTATAGCCATTCCCTCATCGAACAGCTGCGTGATAAAAATATCTTACTGTATAATAATCCGGCCCGCACCGGTTTTGATTTATCGATCAGTGCCACAGTCAAATTACTGCAGCACCCGCAGATCACCGGCATAAAAGAAGCCGGTGATATTACCAAGATACCAGCGTTACTGGCACAGATTAATCGACCAATCGATCTCTATTGTGGCGGCGAATTACACTTAGCTCAGCAAATCAAAGCCGGTTTTAATCGCTTGTCGTCAATCGCCGGTAATATCTATCCGGCTGAAATTGGTGACTATTTTGCCCGCTTACTCAGTCAGCAGATCACAGCACAAGAGATACAAGTAATCAAGTCTCTGCTAAGTACTGTCTATACCGAGAACACCTTACAAAATATCAAAACATTAATTGGTAAAAAAACAGACATTGATATGGGGATTTGCCGCGCCCCATTAGGTATGGCATAG
- a CDS encoding DUF421 domain-containing protein, with product MDALYLNIMIKMAAAFFILLIYINLSGKGALAPISALDQVGNVVLGAIIGGPLYNPSISLYLLVCTASAWAGLLLLVRYLTFKRSLVKNVVDGRSIQLMKNGQVLSQNFAQAKLAVRDFIMLLHQRGYHHLDELDNVWFEYNGQMTVVKKGDIAMAIILIEGGSIDNENLTILAKTEAWLMAEIQQQGFAFEEVFLAEWHDERLWIYPQNKPQ from the coding sequence ATGGATGCGCTCTATCTCAATATTATGATCAAAATGGCCGCAGCGTTTTTTATTCTACTTATCTATATCAATCTATCCGGTAAAGGTGCCCTGGCGCCCATTTCAGCGCTCGATCAGGTCGGCAACGTGGTACTCGGTGCGATTATTGGCGGCCCGCTTTACAATCCATCTATCAGTCTCTACCTATTAGTGTGTACGGCCAGTGCCTGGGCTGGATTACTGCTGTTGGTTCGTTATCTGACCTTTAAACGTAGTCTGGTTAAAAATGTGGTTGATGGACGCTCAATTCAGCTGATGAAAAATGGTCAGGTATTGTCGCAAAATTTTGCGCAGGCTAAACTTGCGGTGCGTGATTTTATCATGTTATTACATCAGCGCGGCTATCATCATCTCGATGAACTCGATAATGTCTGGTTTGAATATAATGGTCAAATGACCGTGGTTAAAAAAGGCGACATCGCGATGGCCATTATTCTGATTGAAGGTGGCAGTATCGATAATGAAAACCTCACTATATTAGCCAAAACTGAAGCGTGGCTGATGGCGGAAATTCAGCAACAAGGCTTTGCGTTTGAAGAGGTTTTTTTAGCCGAATGGCATGATGAACGATTGTGGATATATCCGCAAAATAAGCCCCAGTAA
- a CDS encoding glucose 1-dehydrogenase: protein MGVLENKIALVTGGGSGIGLAIAKAYTKEGAKVMISDIDTKRGLATVQQLLLMGGEAHFMKADIAQPDDVKALIKQTTKIYGRLDIACNNAGIGGELNLTGNYRIDQWRKVLSINLDGVFFCCKYELAQMIKNGGGTIINIASIHGMVAAPFSSAYTTAKHAVIGLTKNIAVEYAQNNIRCNAICPAYIETPLIDTPSQNIRNSLIAKHPMRRLGKPEEVAEFCVFLSSDKASFMTGGAYLIDGGYTAI, encoded by the coding sequence ATGGGGGTTTTAGAGAATAAAATTGCTTTAGTGACTGGCGGAGGTTCAGGTATTGGCTTAGCTATCGCTAAGGCCTATACCAAAGAAGGCGCCAAAGTGATGATATCCGATATCGATACCAAAAGAGGCCTGGCAACGGTTCAGCAGCTCCTCTTAATGGGCGGAGAGGCGCACTTTATGAAAGCGGATATCGCACAGCCAGATGATGTTAAAGCGCTGATTAAACAAACCACCAAAATATATGGTCGCTTAGATATTGCCTGTAATAATGCCGGTATTGGTGGTGAACTCAATTTGACGGGGAATTATCGTATTGATCAGTGGCGCAAAGTACTGAGTATCAATCTTGATGGAGTTTTCTTCTGCTGTAAATATGAACTAGCCCAAATGATAAAAAATGGTGGCGGTACAATTATCAATATTGCCTCTATCCATGGCATGGTCGCCGCCCCCTTCTCTTCAGCTTATACCACCGCCAAACATGCGGTGATCGGATTAACCAAAAACATTGCGGTCGAATATGCTCAAAACAACATTCGTTGTAATGCTATCTGTCCAGCTTATATCGAAACGCCATTAATTGATACGCCGAGTCAGAATATCCGTAATAGCCTGATTGCCAAGCATCCGATGCGAAGGCTGGGTAAACCAGAAGAGGTGGCAGAGTTTTGTGTGTTTTTAAGTTCGGATAAAGCCTCTTTTATGACTGGCGGCGCTTATCTGATTGATGGCGGTTATACCGCAATATAA
- a CDS encoding NAD(P)H-dependent oxidoreductase, whose amino-acid sequence MMKVLLINGSQTFAHSGGKLNTTLHKAAVKTLQQLGHEIKETHVEQGYDNTQEVDKILWADLIIYQMAGWWMGTPWQMKKYMDDVYTQGYGSIYKDDGRTRSDPNKQYGSGGLLQGRKYMLSVTWNAPLEAFNEFGNFFDGRGVDGVYFAFHKSQQFIGLSALPSFMANDVIKDLHLEQILSDYQAHLTKVFGQA is encoded by the coding sequence GTGATGAAAGTATTACTGATTAATGGTTCGCAAACCTTCGCTCATTCAGGTGGTAAACTCAATACCACCCTACACAAAGCTGCGGTGAAAACACTGCAACAACTCGGTCATGAAATCAAAGAGACGCATGTCGAACAAGGGTATGATAATACTCAGGAAGTGGATAAAATTCTCTGGGCTGATCTGATTATCTATCAAATGGCTGGCTGGTGGATGGGCACGCCATGGCAGATGAAAAAATATATGGATGATGTCTATACGCAAGGTTACGGCTCAATCTATAAAGATGATGGCCGTACGCGTAGCGATCCGAACAAACAGTATGGCAGCGGTGGTTTATTACAGGGCCGTAAATATATGTTGTCTGTGACCTGGAATGCACCGCTCGAAGCGTTTAACGAGTTTGGTAATTTCTTTGATGGACGTGGCGTTGATGGTGTCTATTTTGCCTTCCATAAATCACAACAGTTTATTGGCTTATCGGCACTGCCAAGTTTTATGGCGAATGATGTGATTAAAGATCTGCATTTAGAACAAATCTTAAGTGACTATCAAGCGCATTTAACCAAGGTATTTGGCCAAGCTTAA